Proteins encoded together in one Drosophila albomicans strain 15112-1751.03 chromosome 2R, ASM965048v2, whole genome shotgun sequence window:
- the LOC117576620 gene encoding uncharacterized protein LOC117576620: MTSLYVWLCFSLAALPHNCHAHYIQIDHEEFRASGYPHPPLPPAPLTPLELDHLPHVVATNPLTPAEVMVDLTNDLTHRLLHYHSILNRNNFAFSPTALVSVLVALYEGSAGRSASELRNVLQLPNNRDVIRVGYRDIHRRLRTYFFGSDNPLKGLSLSRNNVTVLKDFETVLMFYGYDLSIDMISSTPANVTAANATLAGNATADAMQADTTTSSDIETTTEPPTTTAATAEETTTTPAPTTTTEEATTTTEEAEASSTEAAPATESGEATEPAGDDEAAELVSAFVAEEDAEPFLRIQKARVSRLPTSKLQAPLKHSNPITPKPNYLPSARIAVMPMIARQVQAPVQRKATTTTPTPSSRQVATTTPATPQATTSRKAKTARHKRHVLGYKDLDANLFVSLFSPHGPHAAAAALPLPIPPTAGFTHFTNEFEPHYISDGVESKTNYNTDVISHVFYLGSQQVVHTTFKVYNAVLYYKYFEHLKMSVLELELDTPEYNLMILLPDYHMDIVAAAASLKLGPTLRLMRKQLKPRWVQAIIPDFKLHGTMFLTNDLQNMGICDIFEPNRADFRPMTDEKGIYVRHIEQSIDVNIRTHPINQLKRNTGAQTKPIQISVNHPFLFFIIDRDLDVAVMSGRILNPLNVRIQ, from the exons ATGACCTCCCTTTATGTCTGGCTATGCTTTAGCTTAGCGGCACTCCCACAcaactgccacgcccactacaTACAAATCGACCACGAAGAGTTTCGCGCCAGTGGCTATCCCCATCCACCGTTGCCACCAGCCCCTCTGACACCTCTAGAGCTCGATCATCTGCCACATGTGGTGGCCACCAATCCTTTGACGCCTGCCGAGGTGATGGTGGATCTCACCAACGATCTGACGCATCGTCTGCTCCACTATCACTCCATACTCAATCGGAATAATTTCGCATTCTCGCCCACCGCGTTGGTCAGTGTCCTGGTGGCACTCTACGAAGGATCCGCGGGACGCAGCGCCAGCGAATTGCGGAATGTGCTGCAGTTGCCCAACAATCGTGACGTCATACGCGTCGGTTACCGCGACATCCATCGACGACTGCGG ACCTATTTCTTTGGCTCTGATAATCCCTTGAAAGGACTCAGCTTAAGCAGAAATAATGTCACTGTGCTCAAGGATTTCGAAACGGTTTTAATGTTTTATGGTTATGATCTGAGCATCGATATGATCTCCTCTACGCCAGCCAATGTCACTGCAGCCAACGCCACCCTGGCTGGCAATGCCACAGCTGATGCAATGCAGGCAGATACTACAACAAGCAGCGATATTGAGACAACCACTGAGCCACCTACAaccacagcagccacagctgaAGAGACTACAACGACACCTGCGCCAACTACAACCACCGAGGAAGCGACAACCACAACCGAAGAGGCGGAAGCCAGCAGCACGGAGGCAGCACCTGCCACAGAATCTGGTGAGGCAACCGAGCCAGCAGGAGACGATGAGGCAGCCGAGCTGGTTTCCGCTTTTGTGGCCGAAGAGGATGCAGAACCCTTTTTGCGCATACAAAAGGCGCGGGTGTCGCGTTTACCAACCAGTAAATTGCAGGCGCCGCTGAAGCACTCGAATCCCATTACACCTAAGCCCAACTATTTGCCTAGTGCACGCATTGCAGTGATGCCCATGATAGCCAGACAAGTTCAAGCTCCGGTGCAGCGCaaggcaaccacaacaactcCAACACCAAGTTCACGACAAGTTGCCACCACGACGCCAGCAACTCCACAAGCAACCACATCCCGGAAAGCAAAGACAGCTCGCCATAAGCGTCATGTGCTGGGTTACAAGGATCTGGATGCAAATCTCTTTGTTTCACTCTTTAGTCCACATGGTCCAcacgcagctgctgcagcgctTCCGTTGCCCATTCCACCCACAGCTGGATTCACACACTTCACCAACGAGTTTGAGCCTCATTACATTAGCGATGGCGTTGAATCCAAGACAAATTACAACACGGATGTGATCAGTCATGTCTTTTATCTGGGCAGCCAACAGGTGGTGCACACCACCTTCAAGGTCTACAATGCAGTGCTGTATTACAAGTACTTTGAGCACCTGAAGATGAGTGTGCTTGAGCTGGAGTTGGACACTCCTGAGTACAATTTAATGATACTGCTGCCCGACTACCACATGGACAttgtggctgcggctgcttcGCTCAAGCTGGGACCAACGTTGCGGCTGATGCGCAAGCAACTGAAGCCACGTTGGGTTCAGGCCATCATACCGGACTTTAAGCTGCATGGCACCATGTTCCTCACCAACGATCTGCAGAAT ATGGGCAT CTGTGATATATTTGAGCCAAATCGTGCCGATTTTCGACCCATGACTGATGAGAAAGGCATCTATGTGCGACACATTGAGCAATCGATTGACGTCAACATTCGTACGCATCCCATCAATCAATTGAAAC GCAACACAGGCGCTCAAACGAAGCCCATACAGATCTCTGTTAATCATCCGTTTCTGTTTTTCATCATCGATCGCGACTTGGACGTGGCTGTGATGTCGGGCCGCATACTCAATCCCCTCAACGTGCGCATACAATGA
- the LOC117576622 gene encoding dynein light chain Tctex-type protein 2B → MTDEKAVKNSKKADEMQTTPTTSKTKSQDKKAMPAAAAQLSPEAEMDEEQTGQPAAYSMRPAFGESFPLPIVKSIINTAMSEKLKDKQYDKDVAKTWTREIADEVNQQIAANPKVKRYKHVVQVMLGQELGAGATYLSRCCWDCDCDTSITEVFSNTSLFCVCTVYGTYQY, encoded by the exons ATGACAGATGAAAAAGCTGTAAAGAATTCAAAAAAGGCTGACGAGATGCAAACTACGCCCACAACGTCGAAAACGAAATCACAGGACAAAAAAGCAATGCCGGCTGCGGCTGCGCAACTGTCGCCGGAGGCTGAAATGGATGAAGAGCAGACAGGTCAGCCAGCGGCCTACAGCATGCGACCAGCATTTGGCGAATCATTTCCACTGCCAATAGTTAAAAGCATCATCAACACAGCCATGTCCGAGAAGCTCAAAG ACAAACAATACGACAAGGATGTGGCCAAGACATGGACGAGAGAAATAGCCGACGAAGTGAATCAACAGATTGCCGCCAATCCCAAGGTGAAGCGTTACAAGCATGTGGTACAAGTGATGCTGGGACAGGAGCTGGGCGCTGGTGCAACGTATTTATCTCGCTGTTGTTGGGATTGCGACTGCGATACTTCGATCACGGAGGTGTTTAGCAATACAAGCTTGTTCTGTGTCTGCACAGTGTATGGCACATATCAGTACTGA